The following coding sequences are from one Geothrix sp. window:
- a CDS encoding FAD-binding oxidoreductase, whose protein sequence is MSEALIHDLRNLLGADAVLTEPEDLVRYEEGWRYGKGKALLAVRPGTTAQVAEVLKACHAAGIRVIPQGANTGLVGASTPDASGRMAVLSLERLNRRLEIDPVNRTARVDGGVLLSTLNEALLAHGLMFPIDLGADPSIGGMIATNTGGTRLLRYGDVRHNLLGVEVVLADGTVVEAMNQLRKNNTGLDAKQLFVGTSGVFGVITGAVLQVVPVPGQQATALVGCASGEAALLLLRALEQDLADVFTAFEVISAEALAPVFVHHAGVRNPYGAAQPPAYTALVELASTLPPAALDLPGLLEERLGAFLETEAGDGITDVFMGRAEDLWAIRHHVSESLRQEGKVLAFDISVPRSCMAAFTQTARAVLAEAYPFIRCCDFGHWGDGGTHLNLVWDEAAAPRPAADLVPELQARIYDLAVKGFEGSYSAEHGVGPHNQRFYAAYTPAVIRTLSGMLKGHLDADGILGTTRLD, encoded by the coding sequence ATGAGCGAGGCCCTGATCCATGACCTGCGGAACCTGCTGGGCGCGGACGCGGTGCTGACGGAGCCGGAGGACCTGGTCCGCTATGAGGAGGGCTGGCGCTACGGCAAGGGGAAGGCCCTGCTCGCAGTGCGGCCGGGCACCACCGCCCAGGTGGCGGAGGTCCTGAAGGCCTGCCACGCGGCCGGGATCCGGGTCATCCCCCAGGGTGCCAACACCGGCCTGGTGGGCGCCTCCACGCCGGACGCCAGCGGCCGCATGGCCGTCCTGAGCCTGGAGCGCCTGAACCGGCGCCTGGAGATCGATCCCGTCAACCGCACCGCCCGGGTGGATGGCGGCGTGCTGCTGAGCACGCTGAACGAAGCGCTCCTGGCCCATGGCCTGATGTTCCCCATCGACCTCGGCGCCGATCCCTCCATCGGCGGGATGATCGCCACCAACACCGGCGGCACGCGGCTGCTGCGCTATGGCGACGTGCGCCACAACCTGCTGGGGGTCGAAGTGGTGCTGGCCGACGGCACCGTGGTCGAGGCCATGAACCAGCTGCGGAAGAACAACACGGGCCTGGACGCGAAGCAGCTGTTCGTGGGCACCAGCGGCGTGTTCGGCGTCATCACGGGAGCGGTGCTGCAGGTGGTGCCAGTGCCGGGCCAGCAGGCCACGGCCCTGGTGGGCTGCGCCTCCGGCGAGGCGGCGCTGCTCCTGCTGAGGGCGCTGGAGCAGGACCTGGCCGATGTCTTCACGGCCTTCGAGGTCATCAGCGCCGAGGCCCTGGCGCCGGTCTTCGTCCACCACGCCGGCGTGAGGAATCCCTACGGGGCCGCCCAGCCCCCGGCCTACACGGCCCTGGTGGAGCTGGCCTCCACCCTGCCGCCCGCCGCCCTGGACCTGCCGGGCCTGCTGGAGGAGCGGCTGGGTGCCTTCCTCGAGACCGAAGCGGGAGATGGGATCACGGACGTCTTCATGGGCCGCGCCGAGGATCTCTGGGCCATCCGGCACCACGTGAGCGAGAGCCTGCGCCAGGAAGGCAAGGTCCTGGCCTTCGACATCAGCGTGCCGCGCAGCTGCATGGCCGCCTTTACCCAGACCGCCCGTGCCGTGCTGGCGGAAGCGTATCCCTTCATTCGCTGCTGCGATTTCGGGCACTGGGGCGACGGGGGGACCCACCTGAACCTGGTGTGGGACGAGGCTGCTGCGCCCCGGCCTGCCGCTGATCTGGTGCCCGAACTGCAGGCCCGGATCTACGATCTGGCCGTGAAGGGCTTCGAGGGGAGCTACAGCGCCGAGCATGGCGTGGGCCCCCACAACCAGCGGTTCTACGCGGCCTACACCCCCGCCGTCATCCGGACCCTCAGCGGGATGCTGAAGGGCCACCTGGATGCCGACGGCATCCTGGGAACCACCAGGCTCGACTGA